The following proteins come from a genomic window of Flavobacteriales bacterium:
- a CDS encoding RNA-binding protein, which yields MNIFVGRLSHSITDLHLQLLFGHFGEVKRAEVVTDSITGVSRGFGFVEMSDSSEARKAIDKLDGVKLVDTRLLVKPARTEQGD from the coding sequence ATGAACATATTCGTGGGCCGACTTTCGCATTCCATCACTGACCTCCACCTGCAGCTGCTCTTCGGCCACTTCGGCGAGGTGAAGCGGGCCGAGGTGGTCACCGACAGCATCACGGGCGTGAGCCGTGGCTTCGGTTTCGTGGAGATGAGCGATTCAAGCGAGGCCAGGAAGGCCATTGACAAGCTCGATGGCGTGAAGCTGGTGGACACGCGGCTGCTGGTGAAGCCCGCACGCACCGAGCAGGGGGACTGA